TTCGCTTGCCAATGGAGAGATTACGCTTTCTTATGTAGTTGGAACAGCTAACCAGGGAGCTGTTTCCTGGACAGGTGGTTCAGGGTTTAACGATGGTGCCGGTATTTATATCGAGCCTCCTTTTTACCCGGTCGAAGTTGTTGGTGCTGAATATTATGTAGCAACTACCGGTGCAGGTACTGGTTTTAGAGCCAGAGTTCAGGATGACAATGGACCTGCCAATAGTCCCGGTTTGGCAATAGCAAGTAAAGATGTTCCTGTCGGACAAATTTTGTCACTTTCATGGAACAGAGTTGACTTTGACAGCCCGCCGATGATTGAAGATGGTGGTGTTTATGTTTCGTGGTTAATGGAGGCAACAGATATTCAGTTGGCTACTGAATTAGATCCACCTTTCTCACGACGTTCTTATGAAATTTTGGGCGATGCCTGGGCACCTTACCGTTCCGGTGATATTTCTGATTTATACATTCGTGTAATTGTCAAGAAAACAGATTTTCCGGTTGGCATTAACAACCCAAATCAAACCGCTGCTTTTAACCTTGAAGAAGCTTTCCCCAATCCTTCTACTAATCAAGCCTTAATTCAATATTCGTTAATTTCTGATGCCCCGGTAACTTTTACGTTAACTGATATTGCAGGAAGGGTTATTGAGCAACGTTCCATGAATTTAGTTCAAGCAGGTAGCCACCAAATCCGTTTAAATACAAGTCAATTGCCTTCAGGTGTTTATCTATACACACTCAGCAGCAACGGACATACTGAAACCAAACGCTTAATGGTCGCAAACTAAAATAGTGCCGTTCATTTGGTTCTAATTAAAAAAACGCATCTGTGCCTTCACAGATGCGTTTTTTTTATTCCTGTTTTATATGTCTTTTCAGTAAAGCAATGATAATTACTTCCAAAAAGGGTCTTTCCAATCTTCTATGAATGATTGATTGCGGGCAGATAATTCAAATTGTTTTATCGCTTCAGCAGATATACTATTTTGAATTTCGTTAAATAAAATACGCTCTTCAAAACGTATATGCTGTTCCAAAGTTTTATCAATGAGATGTAAGTTTTCAACAGTTTCGAGATTTTGGGCAAACAAGTGATGAATAGTTTGATGCTGTCCAATAGCAATTTTTACTAACTCATGATTGTTTCCCAATAGGGGAAATAGCAAGTTTTCTTCTTCTGCAAAATGAGGGAGAAGATGATGTTGGTAAAACCAAAAAACATAATTTCTAATACGGGATAGTTCTATATTCCTGTTTAGTCCGGTTCTGATTTTCCAACAGAATAATAAAGCATGGTGGTGTTCTCGGCTCAAAGGCTGAAGGGCTTTATCCCTTTTTAAAGGCTTTCCCATTGCAAAGTTTTTTTGATAAACTGAAGGTAATGTATATTAAGGAAATTTGAAAAACGCATCAAATTTATATACCCCAGTTTTGTTTTTCTATATCTGTCCAAAGAGTTGGGAAAAATTTGCGTTGCTGAAATTTGGGATGCAGGTACTTTTTCCATTCAGATCCACCTGTGGCAGCTTGGTTTTCTCCTTTGCTGTCCAAATAATGTTTGGCTGTGCCGAGATGCACAAGCGGCCATTCTATGTTATAGAGGCGGTCAAAAGTTTTAAGTTGATGTAGTAGTTCTTCCGAAAGAGTGTCAATCTGTAATATTTTATCTTCTATTGTATTCCCTCTTGTCTTTTTTGCAAGAGTGATAAAACTATCGAGATATTTTTCTTCAAACTGCGTGAGTGTAAGAGTTTTTTTACCTGTTTTGCGGTTAAGTCCGGCATCCTGCCAATAAATATTTTCAAACATTTCTTCAACCGTCGGGTTTTCAGGAAGTCTCTGTTTACCTTCTAAGTTGATAAGATTTTCGAGACGGGTGCAGTAAATTTCAATAAAACGAAATTGAGCCGACTGAAAACCACTCGCAGGAGCCAATGCAGTTCGAAACGTATTGTAGTCATTGTAGTCCATGCCATCTTTCATTATGTCAAACGAGTTTATCAGCAAACCGGTATAGCGGTTTAGCCGGTTGAGCTTGTTTAACAGGAACTGCTCTGTGGGGTTGTTGTTTTCAACAATCTGTCTGATTTCATGTAAAATAAGTTTAAGCACCAACTCAGTGATTTGATGGTACATGATAAAGATTTCTTCATCTTTAAATTCAGTCTTTGGTTGCTGTAGTGTTAAGAGAGTATCCAAAGAAACATAATCCCAATAGTTGATGGGTTTTGTTTGAAGGAGGCCTTTCAAATAAGTCTCAGGGTTTTCGCCAAGTTTGATATATTTTTCGTTAATGTCCTGTATAATTTGATTTTGTTCCATATTCACTTGTTGGATTTAGTCTTGTTGAAAAATTGTTCTGGTTTGGGTATTGCCTAATGATTGTATTCTATACTAATTGTGTGGGGTTAAAAAAGTGCATCAGTTTCAAATTTTTGATGATAGGCAATTTTAGTTTGAAATAGTTGTGCCATTTTACTAGCCCGCCATTTGCTTTCTTCTGCCTTGGCTCCTGTAAAATGTTCATCTATATTTTGGTTAAAAATTGAAACCCATCGCTCAAAATGCAGACTTGTTATTGGTAATCGGGAATGTGGTGGAAATGGACTTCCAAAATACGTGTGCTCTTCGAGCAATACGGTTTGCCAAAACCGAATCATTTTTTCAAGATGTTTCTCCCAATTTTCTTGAATCACAGCGTTAAAGATTGGTGCAAGTAATTCATCGTCTTGTACTTTGCTATAAAAAGTTGATACCAATTTAATTATATCTTGTACAGTAAGTATTTCTGTTTGATTCATGTTTTTTCAGAATTTTAAACGTTCGATTTAAGATGACTTTGTCCTGTGTTTAATTCGGTTGCTAGATTAATGATTGTTGTGGTTTCGAACAGTTTGTTAAGCGGGTTGCGCACTTTTATATATTGGTCATGCAAGGGACACGGATGATCTGGATTGCATTGTTTTAACCCAAGTACGCAATTGAATAACAATTGCTCGCCTTCAATTGCACCAATTATATCCCGCAGGTTGAGATCCATTTTTTTTTGATGATTAATTTCAAACCCACCGGTTGGACCTTTTACCGAATCAATAAGCTGATGTTTTACTAATTGTTGCAGAATTTTTGCTGTGAAAGCCATAGGAGAATCTATTTCCCGGGCAATATCCTTTAATCCTATTCGCTTTTCATTCAAGGTTTGTTGCATGATATAAATCGTTGCTCTGATTCCGTATTCACAGGCTTTAGAAAACATTTCTGCTAATTTATCTGCAAAGATAAGATTTGGTTTTATTTCGGACAATTTTGTCTTTTATTATTTTCCTTTTCAAGTTACAAATCATACCTTCAACACCTAAAATCCGTATAACAATTCTGTTATAAGTCCCTTCGTTTAAATAAAATTATACTATCCTGGACTTATAAGTGATTAGCCAGTCTTCGATTCCGCCAGCCAGACTAAAAATACTCAGGTCGTCTCGGTGCTGCTTAATAATGGAGTAAGCCTGACGACTGCGTTGCCCCGATTGGCAAAAAACAACTATAGTATTGTTTGAAGGTAATGAATTGATATGCTTTGCAAGTTCGGGGAGGGGAATTTTTAGATGTGGAAAGTGTGAAATTAGAGGCATTTCGAAGGGCTCTCTGACATCTATGATGGTAAGTTTATCGGACGTTTGAAGTAATGTCTCAAAAGTTTGAGGTGAGATTTCGCGAAAATCATCGTATGTAGAACAAAAGCCGAAGTAGTCGAAAAACTCAAATTCTGTTCGGTTTTTAGGCATAAATTGAATGGATGCCGGGTTTGGTGTAATTTGAATTTGATAGGATTGATTGTATAACGCATTGTAAGTAAGCAGACAATTATAAAGAGGGACTCCTATTTCTGCAATTATTTTAATTGCTTCAGTTGCCTGTAAACTGCCAATAATACCGGGTATTACTCCCAAAACTCCGGCAATATTACAAGCAGGACTGTTAGAAGGGTTTGGGGGATTGGCAAACAAATCACGGAAATTAACTGAAGTAGGTTGGTTTTGATTAAAGACTGCAATCTGACCTTCAAATCGGAATATGGCACCATAAATCAGTGTTTTTTTGAGAAGAAAGCAGGCATCATTGATTAGATAGCGTGTTGCGAAATTATCAGATCCGTCAATAATGACATCGTAATCTTTAAGCAACTCTAAGGCATTTCGATTAGTTAATCTAAAATGATATGGAGTAATAATAATATCGGGGTTGAGGAGTTGCAACTTTTTAGCTGCGATAATTGCTTTGGGTAATCCTATATCAAGTGTGTTGTATAAAATTTGACGATGTAAGTTGGTGATTTCAATGATGTCATAGTCAACAATACCGATATGCCCTATTCCTGCTGCTGCAAGATATTGCAAGGCAGGACAACCTAAGCCGCCTGCACCAATAACCAATACTTTTGCTTTAAGCAATTTTTCTTGCCCTTCAGTACCAAGTTCCTTGAGTAAGATTTGGCGATGATATTTTTGGTTTATAATGCTCAAATTTAAAACTGATTAATATTTTTTGCCTATGGTTAAATTTTAGTTACTGTCTATAAGTTGTCAGTTTTATGTACATGAAAAACTTGGTTTGGATATAGGTTTTTTTGTTTAAAAATATTAAGAATACAATATGGAAAGTTAAATATATTGGTCAGGTATTTTTGTTATCACCTATGCTTATCAGAGTTTTTAACTGAAAAGGAGAATAATAAATAGCCATTCCTATAATCATAGCTATTAAAAATCCATAGGGCAAGCCAAATGCAATGATGCCTGTTAGTAAGGAAATAAGTAGGTTTCTTTTTTCAGTGAAAAGATCTTTGATGAGAAACATCATTGCCAGACCTTCAAATAAAAGGATAACCCCTAAAACCGGCAATGGAAAAATATTGATCAGTGAATGGATATTGCTCCCGAAAAAAAATCCTAGAATTAAATAAAAAAAGCCATAAATAATAACTGATCCACCGGTTCTTCCACCAAAAGTATAATGACCAACCATCCCGCCTGCTCCATGGCAAACAGGAATTCCACTTAAAAAAGGGGTAACTAAGTTCATCAATGCATAAGTAAAACCTATTTTTTTTGTTGAAAGTTGTGTTTTAGGAAACAGGTCATGCGCAACTTGTTTTGTTGCTAATATTGAATTGCCAAGCGAGAGCGGAATTTGTGGTATTGCCAGTAATAAAAATCCGGTCGTTAAGTCATCAATATTTGGCACATGTAAAATCGGGAGATATATTTTTGGAAAAACGTCAATATTGGAAAAGTTTGAATTAAACAAAAGTGAGTAAATCACCCCGGTGCTGATTACTAAAATTGAAGCCGGAAACTTCTTATTGTCAATCAAAAAAATAGTGAGACAAAAAGAGATACCTGCGAGTATGTACCCATTTAGATTGCCTGTAGGGATATATTGTTTGAAAGCTAAAGAGCAAAGACTAATGCCTAACCCTAATTGAAGTCCTCTTATTATTGTTTTAGGTACTATTTTTGCGAGTTTCTCAATAGCCCCTGTCAAAGTAAGGATAAGCATCGTTAATCCAATAGCCAAGCCTGCTCCAAATAAAACGTTACCGGCTATTTTTTGAGCAATGACCAATGTTGCCATTGCTTTCAGGGGCTGTACAGGCATTGGCATTTTGTAAATCAGACCCGTCAATATTTGCATCACCCCAAACACTATCAAAACACCCGGAGTATGTAGACCTGCAGCCAGAATCATTGCGGTCAGTAGTGGAAAGTCGGTTCCAATGTCACCAAAAGCACCTGCTAATTCATTCCTGTTAAATTCAATGTTTCTGAAATTCATGGAAAATTAGTTTTGTTCGGGGTTCAACTTTTATTAGCCCGAACTATCCACCTGAAAAGGGTGGGAGAAAGGCTATTGTATCATTTTCTTTTAGCTCAGTTGGTTGGGATATGATTTTCTGGTTGACAGCAAGAACATAATCTGAAGTAGTGAGTTGAGGAAACTTTTGGGAGAGATAATTAATAAGTTCAGTAGTTGAATGAATATTAGAAAGTTTAAAGGAATTGTTTCCAAAAATATCGGCAATTTGTCCGAAGGACAGAATGTTAATTTCCATGGGTTAAATTATTTAAGGCGTTTGTTACATCTGAAGGCGTATTGAGATTTGTGAAAAAAGTAGGAAAAAACAATGGATTGTTTTCAATATCAATTATGGAAGTTTCAAAATGTGAGATTATATTTTGAAGTTTAAGAACATTTTTTTGCAATAGAATTTCCCAGGCATCTAAACAAGAGGTATGATACATGCCAAAAAGTGGTTGAGGAACTCCCTGAAATTGAGTCAGAATAATTTGAGCAGAATTGGATTGATTTAAGAACCATAGAATAGAATCAGATGTAATAAAAGGCATATCACAACTGAAAATAAAGATATAGTCATTTCTAACAGAACTATGTTTTAATGCACTATAGATGCCTCCCGCCGGCCCTTTATTCTGATAATAATCGGGTATTACCTCAAAACCAAATTTCGAGTACCTATCGTTATTGGTAACAATAATTATAGAACTGAGAGCTTGTTTGATTTTTTGAATTATAAATTCGGCAAGTGTTTGTTGCCCAAATAACATCAACCCCTTGTCCTGCCCCATTCGCGAACTTTTTCCTCCCGCAAGAATATAACCGGGTACAGTAGAAATTTGAGCAAGGTGATTCATGTTTTAAGAATTAAAATCACTGAGATCGGCGCAATAGTTTGTGATAGTTACTGTAAATATACCATGTTTTTCGCCGATTTTAAGGTATTGAGCAGCAAAGAAACCACAGTCATCGGCCCTACTCCTCCTGGAACCGGGGTAATAAAACTGCATTTTGGGGCGACCTCTTTAAATTTTACATCGCCAACAATCCTATATCCAGTTTTTTTACTCGAGTCTTCTATTCTCGTAATACCCACATCAATTACTACGGCATCTTTTTTAACCATATTGCCTTTAATGAATTCTGGATTGCCAAGTGCAGCAATTAGTATATCAGCTCGTTTTGTGAACTTTGGAAGATTTTTTGTGCGGCTATGACATAGGGTTACCGTACAGTTTCCGGGATAGGAATTTCTCGATAAAAGAATACTCATTGGTGTTCCTACGATATTACTTCTTCCTACCACCACACATTCTTTGCCGGAAGTTTCAATGCCGTTTCTTTCAAGCAGAAGCATGATTCCCAAAGGAGTTGCAGGCAAATAACATGGCAAACCTTGAGCCATTCTTCCTATATTGATGGGATGAAATCCATCCACATCTTTGCGAAAATTCACGGCCTGGGTGATGTTATTTTCATTAATATGCTTTGGTAAAGGCAATTGAACAATAAAACCGTCAATTGCCGTGGATTTATTGAGCCGTTCAATGGTTGCTAATAGTTCACTTTCAGAAATGTCTTTACTTAGGTTGAGAATTGTCGAATCAAAACCAACTTCTTTACAAGCCCTGATTTTACTTTGTACATAAGTTTGACTTGCTCCGTCATCACCTACTAACACTGCTGCTAAATGTGGAGTTTTCAATCCTGCTGATACAAGGGAATCAACTTCGGATTTGATTTCTTTTTTAATAATTTCTGCTAAATATTTCCCATCTAATAATTTCATGTTCAATGTGTTCTGAAGTTGGATATAAAAAGGCAAAAATACAAAACCCTCAAAGCTAATACAACTTTGAGGGTAGATTATGCTGTATAAATCAGGCTTATTTTCTAAAAGATAATAGTGGTATTTCTGTATGTTGGATAGTTTTCTGAGTGTTACTGGGGTTAAAAAGTTTTTCAAAAAATCCTCTTTTATGAGAAAGCATGGAAATTATGTCAATTTCTGCTAACCCAACATAACTCATCATGCCATCATAGAGATCGGTGTTTAAAAGAATTTGGGCGCAAATAGTCAGTTCCGTCAGACTTCTTAATTCATCTGCCAAAATTCGCAGATTGTTGGTTGCAATAGTTCGGGCTTTTTCACTAAGAACTATATGAACGAGGTGAACTTCTACATTAAAAGGTGTTACTATTTCTAGCAACCGAGCAAGAACCTCAATATCAGAATCGTCAAAATTTGAAAAATAAGCTACTTTGTGAATATTTTTAAATTTTGCATGTTCAGGAATAGCAAGTATTGGAATTGTGGCGTTCTCCAACATTTGAGAGGCATTACTACCCAAAAAAACTTCTTTAATGCCGCCGGCTCCTTTTGTTCCCATTACAACTAATTCAGCTTGGGTTTCCAAAGCTGCGTGGCAAACATTAGTTACTAAATCGCCTTCCAACAGCAGCAAATCCACAGGTTGACCTATAATACCCAAGGCAGCTGCTGTTTCACGCATTTTTTTAAATTCAATATTCTTTTGATAAAGTTGTTCTTCTTTTTCATTATCAATGATAGCCTGTGCAGTTCTGGATGGTGCTCTTGGGTCTATGAGAGGCAATTGAAAAGTATGAACAGCAGTGATGTCTGCATTGAATTTGGAAGCTAGTCCTAAGGCAAAGGCATAAGCATTGTTGGCATTAACAGAATAATCTGTAGGAACCAAAAGGTTTCTCATAAAATGTGCTATTAAAATAGTTTGGCTTTCATTCTAAAGGCAATAATAGGTATAATCAGTAAAATAGTTGAGCGTTGTCAAAAAAAAATGAAAAAAAGTGAAGATTTTATATTTGCAGATATTCACCTTTTCTCAGACCCTGCCTTTGATGATTGTAAGTAAACAAAAATCATTTAAAATTTAAAAAAACAAAACTGACATGAAAACCTCTTTCACTTCTTCAATTAAATCTTTAACCTTTTTTTCTAAAAACTTTTCAAAACAATTTACCATGAAAAACTTAGTTCGTTTCTCTTTCGTTGCGCTGATTTTTGCGCTATTTCTAACTTCTTCTGCATTTGGACAATCTCAAAAGTGTTTCACTTTTACTAATGGAGAAAGCCAAAATGCCTCAGACCTTCATATTGAGTTAAGCAAAGGATCATGTACTATTAAAAACATTGATGCTCAAGGCAGAGTGGGCGGCGTGTTTAAAGGTATAGCAGGAGGCGGTTCAAACAAAATAGATTTGTATAACGGTACAGTACCTGTTGGAGGATCTGTTGAAGTTTGTTTCAGCTTTGATGGTACAGACCCTGATGTTAGAAAATGGTTCTGGTCTAAAGGAATGCAAAATAACGATCCGAAAAGACCCATTATGTTGGGAACAGTAAAAACCCCTCAAGCCGGTCAGACAATATTAACCTCCGTTACTCCGAATACAGATGGTGTTATTATCAATCCCAATGGAACTACTGTAGTAACAGTAAACACAGACATTCCATACACAAACGGTGAAAATGTTGTAATATCAAATCCGACTACCACCAACAATAATCCGGTTAATAATAATCCTAACGCCAATTGTGCAGTAGATTGCAGTAAAATCAGCTATCGGTTGGGAACAGTTGCAACAGGTGGAGCTATATGTGTGGGTTTACCGGGCTCAGCTCCTGCCGGTGCAAGCATTACAGTTTCCGATGGAAAAGGTGGCACAACAACAGGTACAGCAAATGCAAACGGTTCGTTCCATATTGGTTGCGGCGGATTAAATGCTACACAAGGTGAGACGGTAACAGTAAC
This is a stretch of genomic DNA from Sphingobacteriales bacterium. It encodes these proteins:
- a CDS encoding bifunctional 5,10-methylene-tetrahydrofolate dehydrogenase/5,10-methylene-tetrahydrofolate cyclohydrolase, with translation MKLLDGKYLAEIIKKEIKSEVDSLVSAGLKTPHLAAVLVGDDGASQTYVQSKIRACKEVGFDSTILNLSKDISESELLATIERLNKSTAIDGFIVQLPLPKHINENNITQAVNFRKDVDGFHPINIGRMAQGLPCYLPATPLGIMLLLERNGIETSGKECVVVGRSNIVGTPMSILLSRNSYPGNCTVTLCHSRTKNLPKFTKRADILIAALGNPEFIKGNMVKKDAVVIDVGITRIEDSSKKTGYRIVGDVKFKEVAPKCSFITPVPGGVGPMTVVSLLLNTLKSAKNMVYLQ
- a CDS encoding HesA/MoeB/ThiF family protein produces the protein MNQKYHRQILLKELGTEGQEKLLKAKVLVIGAGGLGCPALQYLAAAGIGHIGIVDYDIIEITNLHRQILYNTLDIGLPKAIIAAKKLQLLNPDIIITPYHFRLTNRNALELLKDYDVIIDGSDNFATRYLINDACFLLKKTLIYGAIFRFEGQIAVFNQNQPTSVNFRDLFANPPNPSNSPACNIAGVLGVIPGIIGSLQATEAIKIIAEIGVPLYNCLLTYNALYNQSYQIQITPNPASIQFMPKNRTEFEFFDYFGFCSTYDDFREISPQTFETLLQTSDKLTIIDVREPFEMPLISHFPHLKIPLPELAKHINSLPSNNTIVVFCQSGQRSRQAYSIIKQHRDDLSIFSLAGGIEDWLITYKSRIV
- a CDS encoding universal stress protein, translating into MRNLLVPTDYSVNANNAYAFALGLASKFNADITAVHTFQLPLIDPRAPSRTAQAIIDNEKEEQLYQKNIEFKKMRETAAALGIIGQPVDLLLLEGDLVTNVCHAALETQAELVVMGTKGAGGIKEVFLGSNASQMLENATIPILAIPEHAKFKNIHKVAYFSNFDDSDIEVLARLLEIVTPFNVEVHLVHIVLSEKARTIATNNLRILADELRSLTELTICAQILLNTDLYDGMMSYVGLAEIDIISMLSHKRGFFEKLFNPSNTQKTIQHTEIPLLSFRK
- a CDS encoding group III truncated hemoglobin, producing the protein MNQTEILTVQDIIKLVSTFYSKVQDDELLAPIFNAVIQENWEKHLEKMIRFWQTVLLEEHTYFGSPFPPHSRLPITSLHFERWVSIFNQNIDEHFTGAKAEESKWRASKMAQLFQTKIAYHQKFETDALF
- a CDS encoding hemerythrin domain-containing protein, with protein sequence MGKPLKRDKALQPLSREHHHALLFCWKIRTGLNRNIELSRIRNYVFWFYQHHLLPHFAEEENLLFPLLGNNHELVKIAIGQHQTIHHLFAQNLETVENLHLIDKTLEQHIRFEERILFNEIQNSISAEAIKQFELSARNQSFIEDWKDPFWK
- a CDS encoding Rrf2 family transcriptional regulator is translated as MFSKACEYGIRATIYIMQQTLNEKRIGLKDIAREIDSPMAFTAKILQQLVKHQLIDSVKGPTGGFEINHQKKMDLNLRDIIGAIEGEQLLFNCVLGLKQCNPDHPCPLHDQYIKVRNPLNKLFETTTIINLATELNTGQSHLKSNV
- a CDS encoding molybdenum cofactor guanylyltransferase: MNHLAQISTVPGYILAGGKSSRMGQDKGLMLFGQQTLAEFIIQKIKQALSSIIIVTNNDRYSKFGFEVIPDYYQNKGPAGGIYSALKHSSVRNDYIFIFSCDMPFITSDSILWFLNQSNSAQIILTQFQGVPQPLFGMYHTSCLDAWEILLQKNVLKLQNIISHFETSIIDIENNPLFFPTFFTNLNTPSDVTNALNNLTHGN
- a CDS encoding tryptophan 2,3-dioxygenase — encoded protein: MEQNQIIQDINEKYIKLGENPETYLKGLLQTKPINYWDYVSLDTLLTLQQPKTEFKDEEIFIMYHQITELVLKLILHEIRQIVENNNPTEQFLLNKLNRLNRYTGLLINSFDIMKDGMDYNDYNTFRTALAPASGFQSAQFRFIEIYCTRLENLINLEGKQRLPENPTVEEMFENIYWQDAGLNRKTGKKTLTLTQFEEKYLDSFITLAKKTRGNTIEDKILQIDTLSEELLHQLKTFDRLYNIEWPLVHLGTAKHYLDSKGENQAATGGSEWKKYLHPKFQQRKFFPTLWTDIEKQNWGI
- a CDS encoding MoaD/ThiS family protein; protein product: MEINILSFGQIADIFGNNSFKLSNIHSTTELINYLSQKFPQLTTSDYVLAVNQKIISQPTELKENDTIAFLPPFSGG
- a CDS encoding putative sulfate/molybdate transporter, producing MNFRNIEFNRNELAGAFGDIGTDFPLLTAMILAAGLHTPGVLIVFGVMQILTGLIYKMPMPVQPLKAMATLVIAQKIAGNVLFGAGLAIGLTMLILTLTGAIEKLAKIVPKTIIRGLQLGLGISLCSLAFKQYIPTGNLNGYILAGISFCLTIFLIDNKKFPASILVISTGVIYSLLFNSNFSNIDVFPKIYLPILHVPNIDDLTTGFLLLAIPQIPLSLGNSILATKQVAHDLFPKTQLSTKKIGFTYALMNLVTPFLSGIPVCHGAGGMVGHYTFGGRTGGSVIIYGFFYLILGFFFGSNIHSLINIFPLPVLGVILLFEGLAMMFLIKDLFTEKRNLLISLLTGIIAFGLPYGFLIAMIIGMAIYYSPFQLKTLISIGDNKNT